The following is a genomic window from Aquificota bacterium.
GGGCATCCTCTATGGCCTTTGCAGAGGCCATAAGGTGGGCATGTCCGCATATACCACACACCCTTGGTGTTATAACCAAGGCATCCATATAGGGCCTGCCTACAAGCACCCTCTCTATACCCCTTGTGGAGGGGATGTTTATCCTTGCATCCGCCACCTCTCCATCCTTCCAAAAAAGCTCAAGCCTTGCCTCGCCTTCAACCCTTGGAAGACTTATACCTTCAACCCTCATCCTTTAACCTATCGGGTGCAAACATCTTTGCTACGCCGGAGAGCATTATGTAGCCCCTCTTGGAAACACCTATGGGGAGCTCCGCCGGTATGCCAGCATATTGCTTTGTCTCCCACAGACCTATGCGTGGGAAGTCATACTCGGTGCATCCAAAGCAAGGAGTTCCCGCCCTTGTCTTTGAATTAACACCGTTCCAAAGGATTTGATTGCAAGAACTGTAGCTAAGGGGCCCTCTACAGCCAAAGTGATAAAAAAGGCATCCCTTTTTTGAACCAAGCTCCTCGGCCTCCACCTTCCATTCAAAGTATTCGTTCCTTGTGCATCCCCAATGGGTAAGGGAGGAGTAAAAGGCAAGGGGCCTGCCCCATTGGTCAAGCTCCGGCCTTATGCCCTCCGCAAGCATAAGCATGGTCGTCGCTATCCATTCTGGGTGGGCCGGACACCCAGAGAGGTTAATAACGGGCAAGCCTCCCTTTGAGAGGAAATCACCGCCCAAAAGGCCACCCCTTTCCTTAAACCTATAAGAAAGGCCACAGATATTTTGGTCCGAAAGGGCTGGTATGTTGCCATACACGGCGCAGTTGCCAACGGCCATAACAAAAAGGGCCCTCTGGCATAGCCTTTTTATCTCCTCATCATCACACCTTACCGCACCCTCAAGCACCAAAAGGTCTATGTCTTCTCCTGTCTCAAGAACTCTTTCTATTACTCTATCTTGGGCTTCCAAAGAAAGGGAAGGATGGTATATAAAGTCCACACTCTTTAAAAGGCTTTCCCAGTTTTCATAGTTGAGGAAGGAATGTGTGTTGCCACAGCAAGACAATCTCTGTATCCACAAAACTCTCATACCAAAGCCCTCTTATAGGCCCTTACCTTAAACCTTATATAATCCAGCCAGTCTTCCATGCCCTCTCCCGTCTTTGCAGAAAGCCTTATTATGTCCATATGGGGGTTTACCTTCCTTGCGGAGTTTATAGCCCTTTCTATGCTAAAGTCCACAAAGGGAAGGAGGTCTATCTTTGTTATAACCATAAGCTGTGCGCCTTTGAACATAACCGGGTACTTCTCGGGCTTGTCATCACCCTCCACCACGGAGAGGAGGACCACGTTCATGTGAGCCCCCACATCGTAGCTTGCTGGGCATACAAGGTTTCCCACATTTTCTATAAAGACAAGGTCAAGCTCCTCAAGGGGAAGGTCATGTATGCCCTTATGCACCATGAAGGCGTCAAGGTGGCAGGCAGAGCCGGTGCTTATCTGAACCGCTGGCGCACCCTTGGCCCTTATCCTCTGAGCATCCCTGTCCGTTTCCAAGTCCCCCTCTATAACACCTATCCTTAAATCCTTCATAAGCTCTATGGTCCTCTCTAAAAGGCTTGTTTTCCCGGCACCCGGTGAGGACATGAGGTTTATGGCAAAGACGCCATGCTCTTCAAAGTGCTTTCTATTTTCCTCCGCCTGATGGTCGTTCTTTTCAAGGACCTTTTTAAAGATGGCAACTTCTTTGTGTGTATCCTCCTTATGGTTTATGGAGCATCCGCACTCCTCACACATGGCCACCTCCTGAATAATTATTCACCTAAATTAATATAGGCTACTACCTCCTTTTTGCAAGCCACGTGCAAAAAAATATTTGAGACAAAAGATAGGGCTTAGTGCTTTTTACCCCCCGGAGAAGGGGGGTAGGAGGAGGTGAGCCATGGGGGATCGCTGGGATTAGAGTATAATAATATAGCATGGAATTTGCAAAATTGCAAGGGTCCGGAAACGATTTTATAGTAATAGACAACAGGGATGGAAAGGTAGATAAGTTAATTGAAAAGCTTGGCATTTCAATAAAAGACTTTGTAGTAAGGCTTTGTGCTTTCCATACGGGCATAGGTGCGGACGGTTTAATACTCATAGAAAACCCAGAAAACAAAGAAAACCATTTTAAGTGGAAGTTCTTCAACTCCGATGGCTCTGTGGCGGAGATGTGTGGCAATGGTTCAAGGTGTGCGGTGAGGTTTGCCTACGAAAAGGGTATAGTTGGAGAGGAGGTAAGGTTTGAAACCTTAGCTGGGCTTATAAGAGCTTGGGTGCTTGAAGGAGGGAGAAGGGTAAAGGTGCAACTTACCAAGCCCTTTGGCTACAAGGATGTAGCCCTTGAGGTGGACGGGCAAAGGATAGAGGGAAGCTTTATAAACACGGGCGTGCCACATTTTGTGGCGGTTGTGCAGAACTTGGATAGCTTGGATGTTAAAAAGCTTGGAAGGGCCATAAGGTTTCACAAGGAGTTTGAACCAAAGGGAACCAACGTAAACTTTATAGAACCTATAAGTGAGATGGCCATAAGGATAAGGACCTACGAGCGTGGTGTGGAGGCCGAAACACTTGCCTGCGGGACTGGCG
Proteins encoded in this region:
- the dapF gene encoding diaminopimelate epimerase — translated: MEFAKLQGSGNDFIVIDNRDGKVDKLIEKLGISIKDFVVRLCAFHTGIGADGLILIENPENKENHFKWKFFNSDGSVAEMCGNGSRCAVRFAYEKGIVGEEVRFETLAGLIRAWVLEGGRRVKVQLTKPFGYKDVALEVDGQRIEGSFINTGVPHFVAVVQNLDSLDVKKLGRAIRFHKEFEPKGTNVNFIEPISEMAIRIRTYERGVEAETLACGTGATASAIVAYKKGLVKERPVEVYTKSGELLRIDFDQGFEEVFLEGGVCKVFEGIFTEEALLCMR
- a CDS encoding Ni/Fe hydrogenase; amino-acid sequence: MRVLWIQRLSCCGNTHSFLNYENWESLLKSVDFIYHPSLSLEAQDRVIERVLETGEDIDLLVLEGAVRCDDEEIKRLCQRALFVMAVGNCAVYGNIPALSDQNICGLSYRFKERGGLLGGDFLSKGGLPVINLSGCPAHPEWIATTMLMLAEGIRPELDQWGRPLAFYSSLTHWGCTRNEYFEWKVEAEELGSKKGCLFYHFGCRGPLSYSSCNQILWNGVNSKTRAGTPCFGCTEYDFPRIGLWETKQYAGIPAELPIGVSKRGYIMLSGVAKMFAPDRLKDEG
- the hypB gene encoding hydrogenase nickel incorporation protein HypB, with the protein product MCEECGCSINHKEDTHKEVAIFKKVLEKNDHQAEENRKHFEEHGVFAINLMSSPGAGKTSLLERTIELMKDLRIGVIEGDLETDRDAQRIRAKGAPAVQISTGSACHLDAFMVHKGIHDLPLEELDLVFIENVGNLVCPASYDVGAHMNVVLLSVVEGDDKPEKYPVMFKGAQLMVITKIDLLPFVDFSIERAINSARKVNPHMDIIRLSAKTGEGMEDWLDYIRFKVRAYKRALV